One Spinacia oleracea cultivar Varoflay chromosome 4, BTI_SOV_V1, whole genome shotgun sequence DNA segment encodes these proteins:
- the LOC110798354 gene encoding uncharacterized protein codes for MKMIETQLAQLASTIKEQQVYTSLPPQGQPPKQLYAIVTRSGKTLDDSATHVEAPSSRGESSMGNESLDRDDAEEKSHVDDMSCVDKSKDTTLPPLPTPTPPYPQRFAGKKLDDQFHKFWETISKLYVSLSFTEALKQMPHYSRFMRDILSVKRGCEPKETVQLTESCSDLIQHPFPPKLNDPGSFSIPCSIQKLKFENALCDLGASVSILPYTIYERLNLGDLSPTSMSLQLSDRSFMFPLGRIEDVPLVVGKLTFLVDFVVLDIDEDAHTPIILGRPFLATVGALIDVQGGLITLKAGGAKASFKLAIDDQCCSKMKSCMKIDTLACVENSHSCANSSNNFHVSKCANELARYSLDDNNVHGVPKALGDELDDVVNHTRDI; via the coding sequence atgaagatgattgagacccaacttGCTCAACTAGCTAGTACTATCAAAGAGCAACAAGTGTAtacaagtctcccaccccaaggtcaacctcCTAAGCAATTGTATGCCAttgtgacaaggagtgggaagacCTTAGATGATAGTGCTACTCATGTTGAAGCTCCTAGCTCTAGGGGTGAGAGTTCTATGGGAAATGAGTCCTTGGACCGTGATGATGCGGAAGAGAAGTctcatgtcgacgacatgagttGTGTTGATAAGTCGAAGGATACTACTCTTCCCCCTCTCCCAACTCCTACTCCCCCCTACCCTCAAAGATTTGCCGGTAAAAAGCTTGATGACCAATTTCACAAATTTTGGGAAACCATTAGCAAACTCTATGTGTCGTTATCTTTTACCGAGGCACTCAAACAAATGCCCCACTACTCTAGATTCATGAGGGATATTCTTAGTGTCAAGAGAGGGTGTGAACCAAAGGAGACTGTGCAACTCACGGAGAGTTGTAGCGATCTGATTCAACACCCCTTTCCCCCAAAACTCAATGATCCCgggagtttttctatcccttgtagcATTCAAAAGCTCAAATTTGAGAATGCTCTTTGTGATTTAGGGGCAAGTGTGAGCATCTTGCCATATACGATCTATGAGAGGCTCAATCTTGGTGATCTCTCTCCTACCTCTATGTCATTGCAACTATCCGATCGATCGTTTATGTTTCCATTGGGTAGGATTGAGGATGTTCCCCTCGTGGTTGGCaagcttacttttcttgttgactTCGTTGTCCTGGACATCGATGAGGATGCCCATACTCCCATTATCTTGGGGAGGCCATTCTTGGCCACCGTGGGTGCACTTATCGATGTGCAAGGGGGACTAATCACCTTGAAGGCGGGAGGTGCCAAAGCTAGCTTCAAGCTTGCTATTGATGATCAATGTTGCTCTAAAATGAAAAGTTGCATGAAAATTGACACTCTTGCGTGTGTTGAGAACAGCCACTCTTGTGCTAATTCTTCTAACAATTTTCATGTTTCTAAGTGTGCTAATGAGCTTGCTAGGTACTCTCTTGATGACAACAATGTCCATGGAGTCCCAAAGGCTCTTGGGGATGAGCTTGATGATGTTGTAAACCATACCCGAGATATTTGA